Proteins encoded by one window of Shewanella avicenniae:
- the apaG gene encoding Co2+/Mg2+ efflux protein ApaG has protein sequence MTVDDSAIKIDVKTQYLDQQSSPKEDRYLFSYTITIINLSDEPVTLETRHWLITDANGKINEVQGEGVVGETPHIKPNEAYQYTSGTVLETSVGVMQGKYQMKTDSGRKFYAMVAPFRLAVPGIIH, from the coding sequence ATGACTGTTGACGATAGCGCAATCAAAATAGACGTTAAAACGCAGTATTTAGACCAACAATCCTCTCCCAAAGAAGATCGATACCTTTTTAGTTACACCATCACCATCATTAACCTAAGCGACGAACCAGTCACGCTTGAGACTCGCCATTGGTTAATTACCGATGCCAACGGCAAGATTAATGAAGTCCAAGGTGAGGGCGTGGTCGGCGAAACACCTCACATTAAACCGAATGAAGCATATCAATATACCAGCGGTACAGTACTTGAAACCTCCGTCGGTGTGATGCAAGGTAAGTATCAGATGAAGACCGATAGTGGTCGAAAGTTTTACGCTATGGTGGCACCGTTTCGCCTTGCAGTACCCGGAATTATTCATTAG
- the rsmA gene encoding 16S rRNA (adenine(1518)-N(6)/adenine(1519)-N(6))-dimethyltransferase RsmA has translation MSNKVHLGHTARKRFGQNFLTDSNIINRIVGAISPDNEHVMVEIGPGLAALTEPVAESIDKLTVVELDRDLVERLKQHPVLKDKLEIHQGDALQFDFSQLMQPGKKMKVFGNLPYNISTPLMFHLFEYAEQIASMHFMLQKEVVLRLSASPGTKAYGRLTVMAQYYCQVIPVLEVPPESFTPPPKVDSAVVRLVPFAEKPYPCDDIKQLQHVTSTAFNMRRKTLRNNLKGLFSDEEFSRLNIDASLRPEQVSVEQYVALANLLASKNS, from the coding sequence ATGAGTAATAAAGTCCATCTTGGCCACACGGCCAGAAAACGTTTTGGTCAGAACTTTTTAACTGACAGCAACATCATTAACCGTATTGTTGGGGCAATTTCTCCTGACAACGAGCACGTGATGGTAGAAATTGGCCCAGGCTTGGCGGCATTGACTGAGCCTGTTGCTGAATCGATTGATAAATTGACCGTCGTCGAACTTGACCGTGACTTGGTGGAGCGCTTAAAGCAGCATCCGGTGCTGAAAGACAAGCTTGAGATCCATCAAGGTGACGCACTGCAGTTTGATTTTTCGCAGTTGATGCAGCCTGGCAAAAAGATGAAAGTGTTTGGCAACTTGCCGTACAACATCTCCACCCCCTTGATGTTCCATCTGTTTGAATATGCCGAGCAGATTGCCAGCATGCACTTTATGCTGCAAAAAGAGGTGGTGCTGCGTTTGTCTGCCTCACCTGGCACTAAAGCCTATGGCCGTTTGACAGTGATGGCACAATATTACTGCCAAGTGATTCCTGTGTTGGAAGTGCCGCCAGAGAGCTTTACACCGCCGCCCAAAGTGGATTCTGCCGTGGTACGCTTGGTGCCATTTGCAGAAAAGCCGTACCCATGTGACGATATCAAACAGCTACAGCATGTGACCTCTACCGCATTCAACATGCGTCGTAAAACGCTGCGGAACAACCTCAAAGGTCTATTCAGTGATGAGGAGTTTAGCCGCCTCAATATTGATGCTAGTCTAAGGCCTGAACAGGTCAGCGTTGAGCAATACGTTGCCCTCGCCAACTTACTGGCAAGTAAAAATAGTTAA
- the lptD gene encoding LPS assembly protein LptD: MLKRYLVTLCLLPTVTAVAATAPQTDASSDDQCIITPPVPPLPKPEKGAAKELSQLIKIKSDASSGTLGDKATFNGNVVFTQSGRQVTAEQALVDQQEQKFEADGQLVFQDSVVTVTADSLNAKMGSKVATLDNAQYWLNGQQLHGSADKLEITKDNKLVLKDSDFSTCPVGDESWLLKARRIKIDPVEEWGEIWDAKLEIGNVPVFYMPYMTVPISGKRKTGFLFPRISSSTTNGFEFATPFYWNIAPEYDLTFTPDYMSSRGLFSKTEFRYLAGARQSGQFNLEFLGSDSMLENNADRWMANFRHQGAIDENWRVLANFIDVSDNNYFNDLNSDVNRSTENQLSRVGDISYFTEFWNFSARVQDIKVLGEDISPYQVMPQLSVNYRSPRFWNKLDFNLYTELTNFEHRGNHYNTATRFHVEPSISLPFQGPAGSLTSEVKLYQTYFSQRDVERADTQLKDNVSRTVPELRINGQVNFERFTNYFDMPYRQTLEPQFQYLYVGHKDQSNIGLYDTAELQQDYLGLFRDRRFSGLDRIADANQLTLGLTTRMFDEHNVEQFRFSLGQIAYFENSQVSLYSDQLSEDTSTSVLAAETDINLYDDWFISAAIQYDTKYHDNKKSEVTLDYRPGPNKLVQLSYRYVPDLVNRNTNDQVDISQAGIRTAWPLTDNVYFVGNYYYDLNESRAVETYTGFQYESCCWAVRFAYHYHIKTNYEDNYNPVLDNRELFETAFMLNFVIKGLGGSGPLGVSDMLDDGIFSYRKPLYLRN, from the coding sequence ATGCTGAAACGATATTTAGTGACGCTATGCCTTTTGCCGACTGTAACCGCGGTTGCAGCTACGGCACCGCAGACTGACGCAAGCAGTGACGATCAGTGTATCATCACGCCGCCAGTGCCTCCTTTGCCAAAGCCAGAAAAAGGCGCTGCCAAGGAGTTGAGTCAGCTTATCAAAATCAAATCTGATGCATCATCTGGTACGCTTGGCGATAAAGCAACCTTTAATGGCAATGTGGTGTTTACCCAAAGTGGGCGTCAAGTTACTGCTGAGCAAGCGTTGGTCGACCAGCAAGAGCAAAAGTTTGAAGCCGATGGTCAGTTAGTGTTTCAAGACAGCGTGGTCACGGTGACGGCCGATTCCTTAAATGCCAAAATGGGTTCCAAGGTTGCTACCCTAGACAACGCCCAATATTGGTTGAATGGTCAGCAGTTGCACGGCAGCGCCGATAAACTGGAAATTACCAAAGACAACAAGTTGGTGTTAAAAGACAGTGATTTTTCTACCTGTCCTGTGGGAGACGAATCTTGGCTGTTAAAGGCTCGCCGCATCAAAATTGACCCGGTTGAAGAATGGGGTGAAATTTGGGATGCGAAGTTAGAAATTGGCAATGTGCCGGTATTCTATATGCCGTATATGACAGTGCCGATTTCGGGCAAGCGTAAAACTGGCTTTTTATTCCCGCGCATTAGTTCAAGTACCACGAATGGTTTTGAATTTGCGACTCCCTTCTATTGGAACATTGCGCCTGAATACGATCTTACGTTTACTCCAGATTACATGAGCTCGCGCGGACTGTTCAGCAAAACCGAGTTCCGTTATCTCGCAGGGGCTCGTCAATCGGGGCAGTTTAACCTCGAATTTTTAGGCAGCGATTCGATGTTGGAGAACAACGCTGATCGCTGGATGGCGAACTTCCGTCATCAAGGTGCAATCGATGAAAACTGGCGTGTGCTGGCTAACTTTATCGATGTATCCGACAACAACTATTTCAATGACCTCAATTCTGATGTCAATCGCTCCACCGAGAACCAGTTGTCGCGGGTAGGTGATATTAGCTATTTCACCGAATTCTGGAATTTTAGTGCCAGAGTGCAGGACATTAAGGTGCTGGGCGAAGATATCAGCCCTTATCAAGTGATGCCGCAGTTGAGCGTTAACTATCGCTCACCAAGATTCTGGAACAAGCTTGATTTCAATCTCTACACTGAGCTGACCAACTTTGAACATCGCGGTAATCATTACAACACGGCGACCCGTTTCCATGTTGAACCGAGTATATCCTTGCCGTTCCAAGGGCCAGCTGGCTCGTTGACCAGTGAAGTCAAACTCTATCAAACCTACTTTAGCCAGCGTGATGTCGAGCGGGCGGATACACAGCTGAAGGATAATGTCAGTCGTACGGTTCCTGAGTTGCGTATTAATGGTCAGGTGAATTTCGAGCGTTTTACCAACTACTTCGATATGCCGTATCGTCAGACCTTGGAGCCACAATTCCAGTATCTGTACGTTGGACACAAAGATCAGTCAAACATTGGTCTCTATGATACTGCTGAGCTGCAACAAGACTATCTGGGTTTGTTTCGGGATCGTCGCTTCTCTGGGCTTGATCGTATCGCTGATGCTAACCAGCTCACCTTGGGTTTGACTACCCGTATGTTCGATGAGCATAACGTTGAGCAATTCCGCTTTAGTTTGGGTCAGATTGCCTACTTTGAAAATAGCCAAGTCAGTCTTTATTCGGACCAATTGAGCGAAGATACTTCAACCTCGGTGCTGGCCGCTGAAACCGATATCAATCTGTACGATGATTGGTTTATCAGTGCTGCAATTCAATATGACACCAAGTACCACGACAATAAAAAAAGCGAAGTAACCCTCGATTATCGTCCGGGACCTAATAAGTTAGTACAGCTGAGTTACCGTTATGTGCCTGACTTGGTGAACCGCAACACCAATGACCAAGTTGATATTTCGCAGGCCGGTATTCGTACCGCGTGGCCATTGACCGATAACGTCTATTTTGTGGGTAACTATTATTACGACCTTAACGAATCGCGCGCGGTCGAAACCTATACTGGATTCCAATATGAGTCTTGCTGCTGGGCGGTGCGTTTTGCATATCACTACCATATCAAGACTAACTACGAAGATAACTACAACCCTGTACTAGATAACCGCGAGTTGTTTGAAACTGCATTTATGCTTAATTTCGTGATTAAAGGGTTAGGTGGCTCAGGGCCGCTCGGGGTCAGCGATATGCTGGACGACGGTATCTTCAGTTACCGCAAACCACTTTATCTGAGGAATTAA
- the surA gene encoding peptidylprolyl isomerase SurA, with the protein MTPGKKLIFGLFALAMSHAVSAEPQPLDRIAVQVNNGVILESEVQNMLNDVKADAEKQGQSLPSDKALRTQVIERLILTRLQLQTADRIGLHIGDLQLDETINNIAAQQNMSLLQLRAKVEADGESFSHYREQLRQDITLGEIQRIQVQRRIQVSPQEIDHLVKMIQEQGLKNVEFQIGHILIDVPENADTEQLASARQRAEAVIERLKGGADFRTTAIASSSGPKALEGGIWDYMNINEMPTLFAEVVNTAKKGDIIGPIKSGAGFHIIKVLDARGLETKEVKEVFARHILLKPSPILSEERAKAMLEEFLKQIRSGEAKFADLAREYSEDEGSAAKGGELGWSESSAYVPAFKQTLDNMKKGELSEPFRSTFGWHIIELDDTRMTDATQQLNTNRAHQLIFRRKFNEELQAWLDEMRASAYIEVFEPEPIRG; encoded by the coding sequence ATGACACCTGGTAAAAAACTGATATTCGGATTGTTTGCGCTGGCAATGAGCCATGCAGTTTCGGCAGAACCACAGCCTTTGGACCGAATTGCGGTACAGGTTAATAACGGGGTGATTCTGGAAAGTGAAGTTCAGAACATGCTCAATGACGTTAAAGCGGATGCTGAAAAGCAAGGGCAATCGCTGCCGTCAGATAAAGCGTTACGTACCCAGGTTATTGAACGGTTGATTTTGACTCGTTTGCAGCTGCAAACCGCTGACCGTATTGGTCTGCACATCGGCGATCTGCAGTTAGATGAAACCATTAACAACATTGCGGCACAGCAAAATATGAGCTTGCTGCAACTGCGCGCCAAAGTTGAAGCCGACGGCGAAAGCTTTAGCCACTATCGTGAACAGCTGCGCCAAGATATTACCTTAGGTGAAATTCAACGTATACAGGTGCAACGTCGTATTCAGGTATCGCCACAAGAGATCGATCATTTGGTGAAAATGATCCAAGAACAAGGCCTGAAAAACGTCGAATTCCAAATCGGCCATATTCTGATTGATGTCCCTGAAAATGCTGATACCGAACAGTTAGCCTCTGCGCGCCAACGTGCAGAAGCGGTTATTGAACGCTTGAAAGGTGGTGCTGATTTTCGTACCACAGCCATTGCGTCTTCCTCAGGCCCGAAAGCGCTGGAAGGCGGTATTTGGGATTACATGAACATCAACGAGATGCCAACGCTGTTCGCTGAAGTGGTTAACACTGCGAAAAAGGGCGACATTATTGGTCCTATCAAGAGTGGTGCGGGCTTCCACATCATTAAAGTGTTGGATGCGCGTGGTCTAGAAACCAAAGAAGTAAAAGAAGTGTTTGCGCGTCATATTCTACTGAAGCCATCACCGATTTTGTCTGAAGAGCGCGCCAAAGCGATGTTGGAAGAGTTTCTCAAGCAGATCCGCAGTGGTGAAGCTAAATTCGCCGATCTTGCGCGTGAGTATTCAGAAGACGAAGGTTCAGCTGCGAAAGGTGGTGAGTTAGGTTGGTCTGAGTCGAGCGCGTATGTTCCTGCGTTTAAGCAAACGCTCGACAACATGAAAAAGGGAGAGCTCAGCGAGCCATTCCGTTCCACCTTCGGTTGGCATATCATTGAGCTGGATGATACACGCATGACAGATGCGACCCAGCAATTAAATACCAACCGCGCTCATCAGTTGATCTTCAGAAGAAAATTCAACGAAGAGTTGCAAGCCTGGCTAGACGAAATGCGCGCAAGTGCTTACATTGAAGTCTTTGAACCAGAGCCTATCAGAGGTTAA
- a CDS encoding putative motility protein: MSTPVALQPAQLKLDVGVRVAQLAKEQTQAQGEIIMNLISAAAPTQTVAPAPEGNLGNNIDVHV, from the coding sequence ATGTCGACACCAGTAGCGTTACAACCTGCACAACTTAAGTTAGATGTCGGCGTTAGAGTCGCCCAACTGGCGAAGGAGCAGACCCAAGCGCAGGGTGAGATAATAATGAATCTCATCAGTGCCGCGGCTCCCACGCAAACTGTGGCACCAGCACCCGAAGGCAATCTTGGTAACAACATAGATGTGCATGTGTAA
- a CDS encoding thioredoxin domain-containing protein: protein MLKKLVLGLTLMMAAITSVMAAPETVAWHKVDAQGELKIPLYFVWSKTCPHCKEAHPFIDSLAEKYPWIELHSYRVGDEGTAEMWQQLAEATNSPSRSVPFLSACGKTIIGYSSHEVTGQFLLNRLKRCYLENGGQLPTEEMPGSDTVAAAPIAEPAEGESLFSTCSSDSGDGACAIGADEPEVQPVELPLIGKVNPDSISLPILTLVLAGADAFNPCAFFVLLFLLSIMVNAKSRSRMLLVGGIFVFFSGFIYFLFMTAWLNIFELLGASSDGGIIILVAGLLALVAGAINVKEYFFTKGEVSLSMTAENRTSLIKRMGKLSSASSLSAMILGTTVLAILANAYELLCTAGFPMIYTSVLSMHNLPTFERMMYLVYYNVVYVIPLIVIVVAFSMTLGKRKLTEKEGQTLKLMSGIMMLGLGGTLAMNPAALQSVTVAIGLIFGAIIITTVIVITRKILQKRAA, encoded by the coding sequence ATGCTGAAAAAGCTAGTGCTGGGACTAACTTTAATGATGGCGGCGATTACCAGTGTGATGGCCGCCCCTGAAACTGTTGCATGGCATAAAGTGGACGCTCAAGGAGAGCTAAAAATTCCACTGTATTTCGTCTGGTCAAAGACCTGCCCACATTGTAAAGAAGCTCATCCATTTATCGATTCTTTAGCCGAAAAATACCCATGGATAGAACTGCACAGCTATCGTGTCGGTGATGAAGGCACCGCCGAAATGTGGCAACAATTGGCGGAAGCGACCAACAGTCCTAGCCGTTCTGTACCATTTTTATCTGCCTGCGGTAAAACCATCATTGGTTACTCTAGCCATGAAGTGACTGGCCAATTTCTGTTAAATCGACTGAAGCGCTGCTATCTCGAAAACGGTGGCCAATTGCCCACTGAGGAGATGCCCGGCAGTGATACCGTTGCCGCTGCACCGATTGCTGAGCCTGCCGAAGGTGAAAGCCTGTTTTCCACCTGTAGCAGTGACAGTGGTGATGGTGCTTGTGCCATTGGTGCAGATGAGCCAGAAGTACAACCGGTTGAATTACCATTAATTGGTAAAGTAAACCCTGACAGCATTTCATTGCCGATTCTTACCTTAGTGTTAGCCGGTGCGGATGCATTCAACCCCTGTGCCTTCTTCGTATTACTGTTCTTGCTATCGATTATGGTGAATGCGAAAAGCCGCAGCCGTATGCTGCTGGTTGGCGGCATCTTCGTGTTTTTCTCCGGCTTTATCTACTTCCTGTTTATGACCGCTTGGCTGAATATTTTTGAGCTGTTAGGCGCAAGCAGCGATGGGGGCATTATCATTTTAGTTGCAGGGCTACTGGCACTGGTGGCAGGCGCTATCAACGTGAAGGAGTACTTTTTCACTAAAGGCGAAGTGAGTTTGTCGATGACTGCGGAAAACCGCACCAGCTTAATTAAACGCATGGGCAAGTTGTCTAGCGCTTCAAGCTTATCAGCGATGATCCTCGGCACCACAGTACTGGCGATTTTGGCGAACGCTTATGAATTGCTGTGTACCGCCGGGTTCCCGATGATCTACACCAGTGTGCTATCGATGCATAATCTACCGACGTTTGAGCGGATGATGTATCTGGTGTACTACAACGTGGTTTACGTGATCCCGCTGATTGTGATTGTGGTGGCGTTCTCGATGACCTTGGGCAAACGTAAATTGACCGAGAAAGAAGGCCAAACTCTGAAATTAATGTCAGGCATTATGATGTTAGGTTTGGGGGGCACATTAGCGATGAATCCAGCGGCATTACAAAGTGTTACCGTTGCCATTGGGCTAATTTTTGGCGCAATCATCATCACCACTGTGATTGTGATTACAAGAAAAATTCTGCAGAAACGCGCAGCATAG
- a CDS encoding methyl-accepting chemotaxis protein — translation MKLNVSTRVIAGFTLLTLLLLVMGSVSWLANQELKRATQVTHGLSIPALNATNRLSEALTEQQRMLLIGYHNDSISAMADIASRFSEQQQFFAKQLTNLKTLVQQRQDILQLADLLQQRYQQFSLAAAGMIEDKANGLQMLETLTKRRNAFERQLDDSGVVLLELMDLDMSDDANQQQIASIATTLDQRLTNTVSSIYDLVATGEQGTFDLIAQELSFIVQEANNKLAEITRLGKASLDEQQLSALKQNTDKLLQQLVGPDSIVAAKRQQLVLTQRLAEMLGQTDNLKSDTLTAMKNLSNAIEGLTQELNQQTLAQIEGAQTNTIAVAVLAIVVAIGISIAVVKPLKSALSRINKALSVVASGNLTHRLDDSSNDELADVAKNCNTLIENLRLLITGILSRANQLSSAAEQTSAVMSASLSSIQQQQAQVDQVATATNELDSSAQQVSHSADHALVQISQADEETHKMRAIADENRRTIEQLATEVVKASEVINQLHHDTGAIGSILDVIRGVAEQTNLLALNAAIEAARAGEQGRGFAVVADEVRNLASRTEQSTREIQQMIEVLQQGAKHAVATMEKGQQQAQLCVQKTELADLALQAIASAVQQAHEAGSQIANATQEQTDVSRQVAEMLAHIATLSDKTSSGANKTAESSYQVAKLAEELQLSVKEFWV, via the coding sequence ATGAAGCTGAATGTATCAACTCGCGTAATTGCAGGTTTTACGCTGCTGACACTGTTGTTGCTAGTGATGGGCAGTGTCAGCTGGTTAGCCAATCAAGAATTAAAGCGAGCCACTCAAGTTACCCACGGGCTCAGTATTCCTGCCCTCAATGCTACTAATCGGCTTTCAGAAGCGCTGACCGAACAGCAACGTATGCTGCTTATCGGCTATCACAACGATAGTATTTCGGCAATGGCCGATATTGCGAGCCGATTCTCCGAGCAGCAACAATTTTTTGCCAAGCAACTGACTAACCTCAAAACCTTAGTGCAACAGCGGCAGGACATTTTGCAGTTGGCGGATCTACTGCAGCAGCGCTACCAACAATTTAGCTTGGCAGCGGCAGGAATGATTGAAGACAAGGCCAACGGTTTGCAGATGTTAGAAACACTCACTAAGCGCCGAAATGCATTTGAGCGCCAACTTGATGACAGCGGCGTCGTGCTGCTTGAGTTGATGGATCTCGACATGAGCGACGATGCCAATCAGCAGCAAATCGCCAGTATTGCTACCACGCTTGATCAGCGCCTGACCAACACCGTAAGCAGCATTTATGACTTGGTTGCAACGGGCGAACAAGGCACTTTTGATCTTATCGCGCAGGAGCTGAGTTTTATTGTGCAAGAAGCAAACAATAAGCTGGCAGAGATAACTAGACTCGGCAAAGCGAGTCTAGATGAGCAGCAACTCAGCGCCTTAAAGCAAAACACTGACAAGTTATTGCAGCAATTGGTTGGGCCTGACTCCATTGTTGCGGCTAAACGGCAGCAACTGGTGCTTACGCAGCGCTTAGCTGAGATGCTTGGCCAAACCGATAATCTCAAATCCGATACTTTGACCGCAATGAAAAACCTCTCCAACGCGATTGAGGGACTGACGCAAGAACTTAATCAGCAAACCCTGGCACAAATTGAAGGGGCACAAACCAATACGATTGCCGTAGCGGTACTCGCAATTGTGGTTGCGATTGGGATTTCCATTGCTGTTGTTAAACCGTTAAAAAGTGCCTTAAGTCGAATTAACAAGGCGTTGAGCGTGGTGGCCTCGGGCAATCTCACCCACAGATTGGATGATAGCAGCAATGATGAGTTGGCGGATGTTGCTAAAAACTGCAACACCTTAATTGAAAACTTGCGGCTATTGATTACCGGCATTTTATCTCGCGCCAATCAGCTCAGTAGTGCAGCGGAGCAAACTTCGGCAGTAATGTCGGCATCGCTAAGCAGTATTCAGCAGCAACAAGCGCAGGTGGATCAAGTGGCCACTGCAACCAACGAATTGGACTCCAGTGCCCAGCAAGTGTCACATAGTGCTGATCACGCCTTGGTTCAAATCAGTCAAGCGGATGAAGAAACCCACAAAATGCGTGCCATCGCCGATGAAAATCGACGCACCATCGAGCAACTGGCGACAGAAGTGGTTAAGGCCAGTGAAGTGATCAATCAACTACATCATGATACCGGGGCCATCGGCTCGATTTTGGACGTGATCCGCGGGGTTGCTGAGCAAACCAATCTACTGGCATTAAATGCTGCCATTGAAGCTGCTCGCGCGGGTGAACAAGGGCGCGGCTTTGCCGTGGTGGCAGATGAGGTACGCAATCTTGCATCACGAACAGAGCAATCAACCCGTGAAATACAACAGATGATTGAGGTGTTGCAGCAAGGCGCGAAACACGCGGTGGCCACAATGGAAAAGGGGCAGCAACAAGCGCAATTGTGTGTGCAAAAAACCGAGTTAGCTGATCTTGCTCTCCAAGCGATTGCCAGCGCGGTGCAGCAGGCGCATGAAGCGGGCTCGCAAATTGCTAATGCGACTCAAGAGCAGACCGATGTCAGCCGCCAAGTGGCCGAGATGTTAGCTCACATTGCAACCCTATCGGATAAAACGTCAAGTGGTGCCAATAAGACCGCCGAATCCAGCTACCAAGTGGCAAAATTGGCTGAAGAGCTACAGCTATCGGTGAAAGAGTTTTGGGTTTAG
- a CDS encoding symmetrical bis(5'-nucleosyl)-tetraphosphatase, which translates to MANYFVGDIQGCFNELRLLLDRVSFNPSKDVLWAVGDLVARGPDSLATLRFFESLDNAGRVVLGNHDLNLLSVHAGIRRAKSGDKLTRLLESKDINKLIDWLRQQPLLHELPAHNLVMTHAGIPPQWDIATARAEAAAVSAALQQPDYVEAILQKMYTNTPEGWDPALSGFARLRYCINALTRMRYLFADGQLDFECKLPPARGRNPELTPWYDVPARSSGTLKVFGHWAALMGQRTNPEILPLDTGCCWGEFMTMWHLEANQFITQAALK; encoded by the coding sequence TTGGCTAACTATTTTGTTGGTGACATTCAAGGATGTTTTAACGAGTTACGGTTACTGCTAGACCGCGTCAGTTTCAATCCCTCTAAAGATGTATTGTGGGCGGTGGGCGATTTGGTGGCGCGCGGCCCAGATTCTTTGGCTACGCTGCGATTTTTTGAATCGCTTGATAATGCGGGGCGCGTGGTGCTGGGTAATCACGACCTCAACCTGTTAAGCGTACATGCCGGTATTCGTCGCGCCAAAAGTGGCGATAAGCTGACAAGATTACTGGAATCTAAAGACATCAATAAACTGATCGATTGGCTTAGACAACAGCCGCTGTTACACGAATTACCTGCGCATAATCTGGTCATGACCCATGCTGGCATTCCGCCGCAATGGGATATTGCCACCGCGCGCGCTGAAGCCGCAGCTGTATCGGCAGCGTTGCAGCAGCCGGACTATGTTGAAGCGATTCTGCAAAAAATGTACACCAATACCCCCGAAGGCTGGGACCCAGCGTTATCCGGCTTTGCGCGCCTCAGATACTGTATTAATGCGCTAACCCGTATGCGTTATCTGTTTGCAGATGGCCAACTGGATTTTGAATGTAAGTTGCCACCAGCGCGAGGGCGTAATCCTGAATTGACGCCATGGTACGACGTGCCAGCGCGCTCATCGGGGACCTTAAAAGTGTTTGGTCATTGGGCTGCACTGATGGGGCAGCGTACCAATCCAGAGATTCTGCCATTGGATACCGGCTGTTGCTGGGGTGAGTTTATGACCATGTGGCACCTAGAAGCTAACCAGTTCATTACCCAAGCGGCACTCAAATAG
- the pdxA gene encoding 4-hydroxythreonine-4-phosphate dehydrogenase PdxA — protein sequence MTTKRIAITAGEPAGIGPELVVQLAQRSWPVELVVCADPSLLQARAKMLGLGLNLRPYQPSMPAKPQEAGSLTIVPFSMAVESRCGVLDEQNAGYVVETLAYAGEKNISGEFDAVVTGPVHKGIINQAGIPFSGHTEYFAHQAGCKDVVMLLACPKLQVALMTTHIPLAYVSKAITRERLHQVIGILHNDLVSRFAIENPKIYVCGLNPHAGENGHLGREELDVMIPALNELREQGITLIGPLPADTLFQPKYLEDADVVLSMYHDQGLPVLKSMGFGQSVNITLGLPYIRTSVDHGTALELAGTGKADLGSFICALNKAIELASKN from the coding sequence TTGACTACCAAACGTATCGCGATTACTGCCGGTGAACCTGCTGGCATAGGGCCTGAGCTAGTTGTACAACTGGCTCAGCGCAGCTGGCCTGTTGAGCTGGTGGTGTGTGCTGATCCGTCACTGTTACAAGCGCGTGCCAAAATGTTGGGCTTAGGTTTGAATTTGCGACCTTATCAGCCATCAATGCCAGCAAAACCCCAAGAGGCAGGGTCGTTAACGATTGTGCCTTTTAGCATGGCGGTTGAATCGCGTTGCGGTGTGCTAGACGAACAAAACGCCGGCTATGTGGTCGAAACCTTGGCCTATGCCGGTGAGAAAAATATCAGCGGTGAGTTTGATGCTGTGGTGACGGGCCCCGTACACAAAGGCATCATCAACCAAGCAGGCATTCCTTTCTCAGGTCATACCGAGTATTTTGCCCATCAAGCGGGATGCAAAGATGTGGTCATGCTGTTGGCATGTCCTAAATTGCAAGTGGCGTTGATGACCACTCACATTCCGCTGGCGTATGTCTCAAAAGCCATTACTCGCGAGCGTTTACACCAAGTCATTGGTATTTTGCATAACGATTTAGTCAGTCGTTTCGCGATTGAAAACCCCAAAATCTACGTCTGTGGTTTGAACCCTCATGCGGGCGAAAACGGCCATCTAGGTCGTGAAGAGCTTGATGTAATGATCCCTGCGCTAAACGAGCTGCGGGAGCAAGGCATCACGCTTATCGGCCCATTACCCGCCGATACCTTGTTCCAACCTAAATACCTCGAAGATGCAGACGTGGTGCTGTCTATGTACCACGATCAAGGCTTGCCAGTATTGAAATCGATGGGCTTTGGCCAGTCGGTGAATATTACGCTCGGCTTGCCTTATATCCGTACCTCGGTTGACCACGGTACCGCACTTGAACTTGCGGGAACAGGTAAAGCCGATTTAGGTAGCTTTATCTGCGCCTTGAACAAAGCCATTGAGTTGGCCTCAAAAAACTGA